A genomic window from Tolypothrix sp. PCC 7910 includes:
- the ybeY gene encoding rRNA maturation RNase YbeY: MQVELDVQDYFYESSPEKIANFGADNWIAGETWENWFACWLEILQSDLPPASGYEISLRLTDDAEIQTLNAQYRQQDKPTDVLSFAALEVDIPQNEEMFASMPLYLGDIVVSVDTAKRQSQQQDHSLQTELAWLVAHGLLHLLGWDHPDEESLVRMLKQQVILLRQIGIAIDIE, translated from the coding sequence GTGCAAGTTGAACTAGATGTACAAGATTATTTTTACGAATCATCCCCAGAAAAAATTGCCAATTTTGGGGCTGACAATTGGATAGCTGGTGAAACATGGGAAAACTGGTTTGCTTGTTGGTTAGAAATACTGCAATCAGATTTACCGCCTGCATCAGGGTACGAAATCAGTCTGCGATTGACAGATGATGCGGAAATTCAGACCCTAAATGCCCAGTATCGTCAACAAGATAAACCAACAGACGTTTTATCGTTTGCAGCCTTAGAGGTAGACATTCCCCAAAATGAGGAAATGTTTGCCTCTATGCCTTTATATCTAGGTGATATTGTAGTGTCCGTAGACACAGCAAAACGCCAATCTCAACAACAGGATCATAGTTTGCAGACCGAATTAGCTTGGTTAGTTGCTCACGGCTTACTGCATTTATTAGGCTGGGATCATCCTGATGAAGAGAGTTTGGTCAGAATGTTAAAACAGCAGGTAATATTGCTGAGGCAAATAGGTATTGCTATTGACATTGAGTAA
- a CDS encoding DUF3285 domain-containing protein — translation MSNSPSKETQPSYVKLAMRNMVRKGGTSLKHFFLTTIGLLAVFVGLAYLTR, via the coding sequence ATGAGCAACTCTCCTTCAAAGGAAACTCAACCTAGCTACGTCAAACTCGCCATGCGAAACATGGTGCGGAAAGGCGGTACTTCTCTCAAACATTTTTTCTTGACCACTATAGGGCTATTAGCTGTCTTTGTAGGTCTTGCTTACTTGACTCGCTAA
- a CDS encoding histidine kinase: protein MGTGDWGLGTGDKKDEVDEGDEEEKGTMVITITHYPLPLPMPNAQCPMPNAQCPMPNAQ, encoded by the coding sequence TTGGGGACTGGGGACTGGGGACTGGGGACTGGGGATAAGAAAGATGAGGTAGATGAGGGGGATGAGGAGGAAAAGGGGACAATGGTAATTACCATTACCCATTACCCATTACCATTACCCATGCCCAATGCCCAATGCCCAATGCCCAATGCCCAATGCCCAATGCCCAATGCCCAATAA
- the shc gene encoding squalene--hopene cyclase, which yields MQTQERATTNQVAEAIAKSQQYLLSIQNPAGYWWAELESNVTITAEAVLLHKIWGTDSTRPLHKVENYLRSQQREHGGWELYFGDGGELSTTVEAYMALKLLGVSATDPAMLKAKAFILQRGGISKTRIFTKLHLALIGCYDWRGIPSLPPWIMLLPNSFPVNIYEMSSWARSSTVPLLIVCDRKPIFQIDPAISVDELYVEGRDRVQWELPRSGDWTDIFITLDQGFKFAESLNLVPFRKEGIKAAEKWVLERQEATGDWGGIIPAMLNSLLALRCLDYDPADPIVERGLKAVDNFAIETADSYCVQPCVSPVWDTAWAIRALIDSGYAPNDSAIVKAGEWLIEKQILDYGDWTVKNRQGKPGAWAFEFDNRFYPDVDDSAVVVMALHQAKLPNEKLKQAAIARALNWIASMQCKPGGWAAFDIDNDQDWLNSIPYGDLKAMIDPNTADVTARVLEMLGASNLSINQHNFDRAIAYLLEEQEQEGCWFGRWGVNYIYGTSGVLSALALVAPKTQQQSIERGAAWLVGCQNPDGGWGETCRTYNDPSLKGQGTSTASQTAWALIGLIAAGEATGKFAYNAIEQGINYLLTSQKPDGTWYESYFTGTGFPCHFYLKYHLYQQYFPLIALGRYRSVLGTGD from the coding sequence ATGCAAACTCAAGAGAGAGCAACGACCAATCAAGTTGCAGAGGCGATCGCTAAAAGCCAACAATATCTGCTGTCAATTCAAAATCCGGCAGGGTATTGGTGGGCAGAGTTAGAATCTAATGTCACAATTACTGCTGAAGCTGTTCTGCTGCATAAAATTTGGGGAACAGATAGCACCAGACCCTTGCACAAAGTAGAAAATTACCTCCGTTCTCAACAACGAGAACATGGCGGTTGGGAACTTTATTTTGGGGATGGGGGAGAACTGAGTACAACAGTGGAAGCCTACATGGCTTTGAAACTTCTGGGTGTCTCAGCTACCGACCCCGCTATGCTCAAGGCTAAAGCTTTTATTCTGCAACGGGGTGGCATCAGTAAAACTCGAATCTTTACTAAACTACACCTAGCCCTAATTGGCTGTTACGACTGGCGCGGTATTCCTTCCCTACCGCCCTGGATTATGCTTTTGCCCAATAGCTTCCCCGTCAATATCTACGAAATGTCGAGTTGGGCGAGATCCAGTACTGTACCGTTGTTGATTGTCTGCGATCGCAAACCGATTTTTCAAATTGACCCAGCAATCAGCGTCGATGAACTCTATGTAGAAGGACGCGATCGCGTTCAGTGGGAATTACCTAGAAGTGGTGATTGGACTGATATATTTATCACCCTGGATCAAGGATTCAAATTCGCAGAAAGCTTGAATTTGGTTCCTTTCCGCAAAGAAGGCATCAAAGCCGCCGAAAAATGGGTTTTAGAACGCCAAGAAGCTACAGGTGATTGGGGTGGAATTATTCCCGCCATGCTGAATTCACTGTTAGCTTTACGCTGTTTAGATTACGACCCAGCCGACCCCATTGTTGAACGGGGACTGAAAGCAGTTGATAACTTTGCTATTGAAACTGCAGATAGCTACTGCGTTCAGCCTTGTGTTTCCCCGGTTTGGGATACAGCCTGGGCAATTAGAGCTTTAATAGATTCTGGTTACGCCCCCAATGATTCCGCTATTGTCAAAGCGGGAGAATGGTTAATCGAGAAGCAAATTCTTGACTACGGGGATTGGACTGTTAAAAACCGTCAAGGAAAACCAGGCGCTTGGGCGTTTGAATTTGACAATCGCTTTTACCCAGATGTCGATGATTCTGCTGTTGTAGTCATGGCGCTACACCAAGCAAAACTCCCCAACGAAAAATTAAAACAAGCTGCGATCGCCCGTGCTTTAAATTGGATTGCTTCTATGCAGTGTAAGCCAGGCGGTTGGGCGGCTTTTGACATCGACAACGATCAAGATTGGCTCAACTCCATACCCTATGGCGACCTTAAAGCCATGATTGACCCCAACACAGCTGATGTCACAGCTAGGGTATTAGAAATGCTCGGTGCTTCTAACTTATCAATAAATCAGCACAATTTTGACAGAGCGATCGCCTATCTTCTGGAAGAACAGGAACAAGAAGGCTGTTGGTTTGGTCGTTGGGGAGTAAATTACATATACGGTACAAGTGGCGTTCTCTCAGCCCTAGCTTTAGTTGCACCAAAAACTCAGCAACAAAGCATCGAACGAGGCGCAGCTTGGTTAGTAGGCTGTCAAAACCCTGATGGAGGCTGGGGTGAAACCTGCCGAACCTATAACGACCCCAGCCTCAAAGGACAAGGAACCAGTACCGCATCCCAAACAGCCTGGGCTTTAATTGGACTCATCGCTGCAGGCGAAGCCACTGGTAAATTTGCTTATAACGCCATTGAGCAAGGGATTAACTACCTGTTAACTAGCCAAAAACCAGATGGTACATGGTACGAGTCATATTTCACAGGTACAGGCTTCCCCTGCCACTTTTACCTCAAATACCACCTCTATCAACAATACTTTCCCTTAATTGCCCTTGGTCGTTATCGGTCAGTGTTAGGGACTGGGGATTAG
- a CDS encoding glycosyltransferase → MAAFVLLLTGLSLLIWIGLLSFRGQFWRCDQQLEAKEIPLPSLPRICTVIPARNEADLLPMTLRSLLLQDYPGDFNVFLVDDRSTDGTADFAQGVAYALNKADKFHIIAGKSLAPGWSGKLWAVEQGIQIATEFAPDYFLLTDADIEHDSASLRRLVAKAEQEDLDLVSVMVRLRCESFWEQILIPAFVFFFQKLYPFRWVNNPKNSTAAAAGGSILIRKTALEKIGGIATIRQALIDDCALAKAVKGNQQWRQGRIWLGLSALTQSLRPYPDLDTVWQMVARTAYTQLNYSPLLLTGTVLAMTLIYLIPPLATILGAVTLNWSIAFLGLAAWFLMSFAYYPTIRFYKCPAWLACCLPAIAFLYTLMTIDSAIRHWQGRGGAWKGRVYPS, encoded by the coding sequence ATGGCGGCATTTGTATTATTGCTAACAGGTTTATCTTTATTGATTTGGATAGGATTACTGAGCTTTCGTGGACAGTTTTGGCGTTGCGACCAGCAATTAGAAGCAAAAGAAATCCCTTTGCCATCTTTACCGAGAATTTGTACAGTTATACCTGCTCGTAACGAAGCAGATTTACTGCCTATGACTTTGCGATCGCTGCTACTTCAAGACTACCCAGGTGATTTTAACGTTTTTTTGGTAGATGATCGCAGCACAGATGGCACAGCTGACTTTGCCCAAGGGGTTGCTTATGCCTTAAATAAAGCCGATAAATTTCATATTATTGCTGGCAAATCCCTGGCTCCCGGTTGGAGTGGTAAACTTTGGGCAGTCGAACAAGGGATTCAAATTGCGACTGAGTTTGCACCAGACTATTTTTTGCTCACAGATGCAGATATTGAGCATGACTCAGCAAGTCTCCGCCGATTAGTAGCGAAAGCGGAACAGGAAGATTTAGATTTAGTTTCGGTGATGGTGCGCCTCAGGTGTGAAAGCTTTTGGGAGCAGATTTTAATCCCGGCTTTTGTGTTTTTCTTTCAAAAACTTTATCCTTTTCGCTGGGTGAATAACCCTAAAAATTCCACAGCTGCGGCGGCTGGAGGGTCGATTTTGATTCGCAAAACAGCTTTAGAGAAGATTGGCGGAATTGCCACAATTCGTCAAGCTTTAATTGACGATTGCGCTTTAGCAAAAGCTGTTAAGGGGAATCAGCAATGGAGACAAGGACGGATTTGGTTAGGATTAAGTGCTTTAACTCAGAGTTTGCGTCCCTATCCTGATTTGGATACAGTGTGGCAGATGGTGGCGCGTACTGCTTACACACAACTCAATTATTCCCCCCTGTTGTTAACTGGAACAGTTCTGGCTATGACCTTAATTTATTTAATTCCACCTTTAGCAACCATCTTAGGAGCAGTAACGCTGAATTGGTCAATCGCATTTCTTGGTTTAGCAGCCTGGTTCTTGATGAGTTTCGCTTACTACCCAACGATCCGCTTTTATAAATGTCCAGCTTGGTTAGCCTGTTGTTTACCTGCGATCGCTTTTCTCTATACTCTGATGACTATAGATTCTGCTATCCGTCACTGGCAAGGGCGCGGAGGTGCTTGGAAAGGACGCGTTTACCCTAGTTGA
- a CDS encoding Mo-dependent nitrogenase C-terminal domain-containing protein: MTSFTQILLHRDLLYPIRQWLESIEIHNRELAHFLCKAIPSQCPFERDIKLFGRKLFHIPPMCKLNPLYEQVVTLRFKALCYLADECKEDVAAYC; the protein is encoded by the coding sequence ATGACATCCTTTACACAAATTTTGTTACATCGTGACCTACTCTACCCAATTCGCCAATGGTTAGAAAGCATAGAAATTCATAATCGTGAACTAGCTCATTTCTTGTGCAAAGCCATTCCTAGCCAATGTCCTTTTGAAAGAGATATTAAACTATTTGGTCGCAAACTATTTCACATCCCACCAATGTGTAAGTTAAATCCTCTTTATGAGCAAGTCGTGACATTACGATTTAAAGCTTTGTGTTACCTTGCTGATGAATGTAAAGAAGATGTAGCTGCTTACTGCTAA
- a CDS encoding response regulator transcription factor, which yields MRHILLVEDEVKLAQFIELELNYEGYQVSIAYDGLTAITALQKLHLDLVILDLILPGVSGWEICRRLRSTDEQVPIIVLTPKEEASDRIEVLDAGANDYVVKPFSREELLFKVNTQLCKIKKPEVTEILKFEDISLNRRTREVYRGQRLLDLTDPEFNLLEYLLVHPRQIITRDRIIEDVWGKYFSGDANIIELYIRYLRLKLEANNEKRVLQTVHGIGYVLHD from the coding sequence ATGAGGCACATCTTACTGGTCGAAGATGAAGTCAAACTAGCTCAATTTATCGAATTAGAACTAAATTATGAAGGCTATCAAGTGAGTATTGCTTACGATGGCTTAACTGCAATTACCGCATTACAAAAGTTGCATCTAGATTTAGTAATTTTAGACTTAATTTTACCAGGTGTATCGGGATGGGAAATTTGCCGTCGGTTGCGAAGTACTGATGAGCAAGTACCGATAATTGTATTAACGCCCAAAGAAGAAGCAAGCGATCGCATAGAAGTTTTAGATGCTGGCGCAAATGATTATGTAGTTAAGCCATTTAGCCGCGAAGAATTATTATTTAAAGTTAATACACAACTGTGCAAAATCAAGAAGCCAGAAGTCACAGAAATTTTAAAATTTGAAGACATTAGTTTAAATCGCCGCACGCGGGAAGTTTATCGCGGTCAACGTTTGCTTGATTTAACAGATCCAGAATTTAATTTACTAGAGTATTTACTTGTCCACCCCCGGCAGATTATTACACGCGATCGCATTATTGAAGATGTTTGGGGCAAATATTTTAGCGGTGATGCTAATATCATTGAACTTTATATTCGCTATTTACGCCTGAAGCTAGAAGCCAATAACGAAAAGCGGGTTCTACAAACTGTGCATGGTATTGGCTACGTATTACATGATTAA